CGCCAGGAGCTGGTCCTCCACCTTGAGGACCTCCATTCGGTCCACCGCCTCCAGGCATAGAATTGACGATTTCCGTTTGTTTTTCGCCGTTGAGGTAGATATCTCCACCTGTGTAGGTCGCAGTTCCATCAAAGTCAAAACCTGTCTGACCAGTCATTTTAATGGTTCCGCCTGTGACCGTGATATTGCCGTTTGAGTCAATTGGGTCTGTATCCCCTTGACCAACTTCTACTGTCAGGTTACCACCGTTCATGGTAAAGAAAATCTCACTTTGTTGGGCGTTTTTATTAGCTGCATTGACTCCATCATCTGTCGAATAGATGGTAATGTCCCCACCGTTGATAGTGATGGACTTACCTTCAAGTCCTTCTGTCGAATTCTTGACGGTGTAGGTCCCACTATCGATGACGAGGTCTCCAGAAGCGTGGATGCCATCATCTCCTGCTGTAACGGTGATGTTGTTATTAGATAGGTACATGGTTCCGACTGAAGTATCCTCATCATTATCCACCTTGACTCCGTCTTCTTTAGCATCAATGATCATGGTCGTACCAGTGATATTGAGTTCATCATTTACATTAAAGGCATCGCCAAATGCTGTGATGTTATAGGTTCCACCTGTGATGTGGAGGGTGTCGTTAGCCTTAATACCATTATTTTTCTTTCCTTCTACATTAAGAGTTCCTTTCCCGTTGATGGTTAAATCCACCTTAGAAAAGAGAGCTGCGTCGGCTTTTTCGTCACTGTTCGAGCTTGAGTCAGAGAGACTGTTGGTGGTTCCTTCTGCCAGAGTCAGGTAGACGTGGCCGACTGATGTCGCAGATATCGCTGCATTGGTGTTGGTCATGGTGACACCTTTTAAGACTAGCTGAACATCTGCTGACTTATCTGCCTCGACCTTGATCTGAACTCCGTCAGACTGACCTGAAATTACATAGGTGCCAGATTTTGTGATGGTCACTGTTGAGCCAGAAACTGTCACGCCATCTCCAGAGACGTTTGCAGATGAGCCAGATAGCTCAATCTTAGAAGCTGTGCTTTCATCATAAGAAGTATCATAGTCCTTCTCTGTAAAATAGGATGATTGATTTGTCTTTGTTGAAGTTGTTGTGGCACTATTTGTCGTTTCATTGGTAGTGGATGTAGTTGTTGACTGGGCACATGCTGCCATCAGCACCATTGCCGTTAAACTCGTTGCGAGTAGGGCCCATTTTTTTGATTTCATACCTTTTTCCTCTCCTTCGTATGATATAGCTAGACAGTCTACTGAAGATTCCTGAAACAAAACTAAAACTTTTCTGAAAGTTTCCTTAAATTCAGTTTGGATTAGATTTCGCCTAGTAATTTTTTAGAAAGGGCTGCTAAAACAATTTTTGAACTCTAGACTACCTTTAATAGATTTTTAAAACCAACATCCCTCAGTGCGATGTTTCCTTGACCAAGAAAGCAAAAAAGAAGAAAAATTTATAAGATTAGAGTTCATAAAAAGAACAGCCTGGGCTGTTCTTTTTAGTTTTCTTTAACTGGGATTTCCTTAATGACACGCGCAGGATTGCCACCTAGGACAACATTGTCTCCGAAGGACTTGGTAATCACGGCCCCTGCTCCCGCCACTACGTTATTGCCCAGTGTCACTCCAGGAAGGACAATGACGCCACCTCCAGCCCAGAAATTGTCACCGATGGTGATGGGCTTGCCGTATTCGACCCCTGAATTGCGTTCATGCGGATCCAGTGGATGGAGTGGGGTTAAAAACTGACAGTTGGGGCCAAGCATGGCATTGTTACCGATGCGAATCGGACAAACATCCAGCATGGTCAAGTTCCAATTAGAATAAAAATTTTCCCCTAGATGAATATTGACTCCATAATCGACCACCAGACGTGGATTGACATAGAGATTTTCCCCAGTTGAACCAAACCAACTTTTGATAATCTCCGCCCCTTTCAAGGGATCTAACTCCTGGTTGAAATCTGCCTGCTTCTGACGTGCTGTCTGAACCAAGACCCGCAACTCGGGGTCAAACGGATGATAGGGCTCTCCCGCTATCATTTTCCGGTATTCACTGGTCATCTTAATACCTCACACTTACTTTGAGGTCATCATATCAAAAAGACTTTGAAAGGTCAAGAATAGCCTGCTTTCTAAACTCTCAAAACCAAGCCCTCTCCCAAGTCAAAACAACTTGCTTGACAAAAGCTTGACTTCATGGTTTAATATACCCCATAAGGGTATGTTTGGAGGTGCCTATGTTTCACTTATTTACAAAAATTGACAGTATTTCTACCAGCGAGTTAGAAGTTAAACTCAAGGAACCGATTCAACTACTGGATGTTCGAACGCCTACGGAATTCCGTAGAGGTCATATCAAAAACGCCAAGAATGTTCCTTTAACAGAAATCGGTTCTTACACACCTGCGACAAAAGAAACACTTTATGTCATTTGTCATTCTGGTGTACGAAGCAAACTAGCCGCTAAAAAGCTAAAGAAAAAAGGTTACGATGTCGTCAATGTTCGAGGCGGTATGAGCGCTTGGAAAGGTAAGGTCATCTAAAAGCATAAAGGAGAAAGTCAATGAAAGTTATCATTGTTGGAGGAGTTGCAGGCGGTATGTCAGCAGCAACCCGCCTCAGACGTCTCATGGAAGACGCTGAAATCACTATTTTTGAGAAAGGTCCCTTTGTTTCCTTTGCAAACTGCGGACTTCCTTACTATGTTTCAGGAGAAATTTCAAACCGTGATAGTTTATTAGTCCAAACTCCTGAAAGTCTCAAAGCACGCTTTAATCTCGATGTGCGACCATTTCACGAGGTCATCCAGATTTCGCCAGAAGAACACACTGTGACGGTGCGACACCATGGACAGGAATTCACAGAAAGCTACGACAAGCTGATCCTCTCTCCAGGAGCTAAACCGTTTGTTCCTGCCATTGAAGGTTTGGCAGAAGCTAAGAATGCCTACACGCTTCGCAATGTTCCCGATCTCGATGAAATTATGGCGGCCTTGGACAATCATCCAAAAGAAGCTGTCGTCATCGGTGCAGGCTTTATCGGGCTTGAAATGGCTGAAAATCTGGCGAAACGGGGATTGCAAGTCACCATCGTGGAGAAAGCACCGCATGTCTTACCACCATTAGATCAAGAAATGGCGGCCTTTGTCCAAGCAGAATTGGTTAAAAACGGCGTTCGCGTTATCACTTCTCAGTCTGCAACTCGATTTGAAGACCAGGGAAAAGTCATCGTTCTCGAAAACGGTCAAAAGATCACTTCTGACCTCACCATCCTTTCTGTCGGTGTTGAACCTGAAAATGAACTAGCTAAAGTTGCGGGGATTGAACTGGGACTACGTGGCGGTATCCTGGTCGACGAACACTACGAAACCAGTCAAAAAGATATCTTTGCAGTCGGGGATGCCATCGTCGTCAAGCAAGAGATTACAGGCCAAGATGCCCTCATCTCTCTCGCTTCTCCTGCCAATCGTCAGGGACGCCAAGTCGCGGACGTCATCGCAGGACTCGGTCGTATAAACAAGGGCAGCATCGGCACTGCTATCGTTCGTGCCTTTGATATGACCGCTGCTTCGACTGGTCTCAGCGAGCGTACTCTTCGTACCAACCAAATCCCATATAAAGCCCTTCATGTCAGTGGAAAAGACCACGCTGGTTATTATCCAGGCGCTACTGATATGACCTTGAAACTCCTCTTTGACCCAACCACTGGAAAAATCTACGGTGCCCAAGGAGTTGGGAAGAAGGGTGTTGATAAGCGAATCGATATCCTTGCAACTGTTATCAAGGGGAATCTCACCGTCTTTGACTTACCAGAATTGGAGTTCACCTATGCGCCACCATTTGGCTCTGCTAAGGATCCCGTCAACATGCTGGGCTACGCGGCCTTGAACCTAATCGAAGGTTTAAGTGACAATATTCAATGGTACCAGCTCGAAGACGAACTGGCAAAGGGCAAGAAATTCCTAGATGTACGAACAAGTGGCGAATTCCAAAGTGGTCGACTCAAAGTCGATACCATCCACATCCCCCTAAACGAACTACGGGAACGCTTGGATGAACTAGACAAGAACCAAGCCTACATCGTTAGCTGCCACAGTGGTTTGCGCAGCTATATCGCAGAGCGTATCCTCAAGCAAGCAGGATTTACCGTCCAAAACCTTGACGGCGCTTATTCACTATACAAAATGGCTAATCCAGAAGGAGTAGAATATGCTAACTAATATCAGCATGGCTGACTTTTATGAAAAATATCAAAATGAAAATCTAGATCTTATCGATGTCCGTGAAGTACATGAATTCCAAGCAGGACATGCACCAGGTGCCAAAAATCTTCCGTTAAGTAGCTTGGAGCAAGGCTACAAAGAACTCAAACTGGACCATGAATACCATGTCATCTGTCAAGGTGGAGTACGTTCCGCCTCTGCCTGTCAATTTCTCAGCGCCCAAGGCCTCAACGTTACCAATGTAGAAGGTGGTATGAATGCTTGGCCTGGTCAAGTAGAATAAGCAAACGAAGCTAGGCAAAAATCAATTTCAAGAGAAAATGAAGTAATACTCAATGAAAATTAAAGTGCAAACTAGGAAGCTAGCCGCAGGCTGTACTTGAGTACGGCAAGGTGAAGCTGACGTGGTTTGAATTTGATTTTCGAAGAGTATAAATCTCCCCACAATAAAACGCATAGTATCAAGGTTTTTCAACACCTGATACTATGCGTTTTTTAATTTTAAAGACTTTTTACTAGCCTCTCTTGATTCACATTAAACTATTCTAATAGTAGATAGACCTTTGCAACTCTTGTCTCAAAAATTAGTTTATTTCCGTTTGATTAGGTACTGAACAGCCTTTTCCAAGCGTTCCTTTTGAGCCTCAGGGTCCTCTAGCGGTTGGTTGATGCAAGCGGTGAGATTTTCGGTAATCATCATCTCAATCACGCGCTCAACACTGGAGCGAACTGCTGTCAACTGAGTAATGATATCTGCGCAGTCACGATCTTCATCGATCATCTTTTGAATCCCACGCAACTGGCCCTCTGAACGTTTCAGGCGTGTTATATACTTTGAGTTTGTCATTGATTTATCCTTGGTCACTTTTTCTTCATTATATCTCGAATACGGTTCTTTGTCAAAATTCTCATCCTATCTGTCTTTATAGGAGGCAAGCTTTTCTCTGGATTGGATAGAAAAATCTGCTGAACAGGAAAAAGGAGAACTAAGGCTGTTCTCCTTGAAGTACGATTGGGAAATCAAGTTTCCGATTAGTTATGCCTTATATCTTGGACAAAAAGGCTAGGATCACTATCCCATAGACTAGAACTAGAGCCAGCCCAAATCCGATACCAAACCACTTGTAAAACTTGTCCATTCCACTGTAACGTTCGACATAGGCCCTGGCCGGCTTGTCTGGATCATACCAGACCGTCAGCTCCGAATGAAGGGGGAAATGGGTCTGCATCAAGCGTTTGAAGGAAACAAAGGAGTTACTGTAGCGAGTGATTGAAGGCGCTAGCATATCTTCTCTTGTATAGTCCTTTAAAAATTTAGTAGTCCCCCACGGAATTGTGACCGTTTTGAACATAAAATACTGCAAGGTTTTCTTATAAGCAATCCCATCCACCGTGTATTCGACGATAGGTGGATACCCCTCACGAAAACGGCTATAGCCGATAACCGTTCCAGGAACGGATGACTTGGCAAGGCGGACCAACTTCTGATCCCGAAGATAGAGGAAAAGAAAGGTCCCACACACAAATACAAAAGATAGGAAGATGACGATTGTTCCAACTATCAAACCAATCACTTCTTTAGTCATATGAACTCCTCCTGTTATTCTATACAGTAAAATCTCAAAACTAACTCATCCAGAAAAGACATCGAAGCCCTGGAGTCTACTCTTCGGATTTTTCTTTTGACTGTTTTTCTCTTAAATCTTTCACAGATTTCGATATGATATCTCTCACCTGTTCGTCAGTAAGTCCTGGAATCTGGTAATAGGGATTATTGGACTCGCTTTTTGACGGTTTTGTTCCTGAATTTTCGGTTTTAGAACTTTGTTCAGTCGAAGACGAGGATTTCGACTCTGAGGAACTGGACGACTCAGACTCAGAAGGCTTGGACGTTTCAGGCGTTTTAGAATCAACCTTAGGTGGCTTGTTTACTTGGTCGTTCGGCTGTTTCACAGGTTTATAGAATAGCCCAAAAGACAACAGCAAGGCTATCAAGATCCCAATACCAGCCAAGGTTCTTTTATTTGCTTCAGCCGAGGGAACCTTTACTCCCTTTGTACTGAGTATTTTCCATTCTGGATGCTCTTTTTCTATAGCTTTTTTCTGTCTCCTAAGAGGACCAAGTAGAAAATGATTAAAAGGCACAATCGTTACCATAGCCACCGTTATAAGCGGGACATAATTGGAATGACTTGATACCAGTAGAACATCGAGTATAGCGAGAAGAATGAAGAGGAAACGCCCCACAAACTTACGAACTTGATGCTCTTTTTTGATTTGCAAATATCTCTCTTGTGACATCATTATCTCCTCTTTTCTATTTCTCTTCCCTAAATAATACTTTTCCCTGCTTGTATTTTCGTACGGCTAAAATCCAGCGGATTGGATTGTTTTGAAATAGTAGAAGAACCACGCTAATTGGGACGATCGTTGCTCCGATTGGTACCATGAACATGGACGGCTTAAACCATTCCTGTTCATAGTAAGGAATGAAAGTCGCAGGTATAGCAAAAAATACAACAATAACAAAAACAAATAGAAGAACGAGGATAACAAATAGATACAAGATGATTTTATCAACTGTTGGTTCCTTATCTGGTGACTTCCTCCAAAAAGTACTACTTTCAACCGCATCTTTAAACTGTTCTTCACTTGCTGGAACAAGCGACTTAGCCCCACTGTAGAAAAGTTTTTCAAATCCATAAACACTTCCGATAAAAACAAAAAGGATTGCGGCTAGATGGATAGGAATCATCCACTCACTCAATCTAAAGGGCATTATCAAGGAACGAATCCAAATACTGATGATAGCAACTAGCAAGAAAGCAAAAAAGAGAATCCAAGACCACTTGGATTTCTTTGAACTGATGGCGCCTTCACTATCTGGCAAGTTGCTAGATTCTGTCGTTAATGCCTCTCTCGTCCTTGTGTTATAGTAGATGGATTGCTGGCTTCCTTGGCCTATATAAATGATTTTTCTCATCTTACATTTCTCCCTCTTTTCCTCGGCTATCGTCCTGTAATGTCTCCATCAGCTCTTTGAACAGTCGTTTGCGCGTTTTCATCTGAAATTCATAGACAATATAAACAAGTGAAAAAATCCCTAACATATACATCATCAAGAACAGAAAATCAGAGTAGGTAAAATAACGATAGATGGAAAACAGAATCATGAGAAAACAAAAAACCTCAACTAGGACTGTCCATCTAGATTTTCTTCTAAGTGTTTTAATATTGGCTTTTGTTAACCTAACTTTTCTAAATCTATCTGTCTTCATTTTACGTCGGGTAGATTTGGCAAGGAGAATTGTCCCGAAAATTAAAAACAGAGACATCAAGATAAAGAAAAGCAGATTGAAAGGTGATGAGACATCTCCAAAGGTTTGGTTGAGCAACTTCGACAGCCGTTGCAAGGAAAAGACTGCAATAGGAGCTGCAATGGCTGAATAATTCATGCCTTGTTTTACTTCATAGAATACTTGATTTCTCAGATCATAATAAATAAAATAGTCCTCCAGAGGGCCCATATTGATTAATTTTTTTACACTTGTGTCCATCTTATTTCCCGTCTCCTAAACTCAATACGGATGTTCAAACAGAGTTCGACTTTCTCTTAAAAGCTTCGTGACAACGATTGCGAGCATTCTAGCCGATTTTTCGGCCTTTGCCTTCCTAGAGAAAGAAAAGTTTATTAGTATTATAGCATGAACCCCCAGAAAAGGGAAAATATCCCTGACCGATACCTTAGCTAGAGTCAAAAAAGGCTTCGTCATTTCATACAAAAGCGAACAAGTCCGCGTTCTAAAAACAGAATGCGAGCCTGTCCGCCTTTTTCTATGTATATGATGTGTTTTCTTCATCTCATCGTGCCAAGCGAATGCGGGTCACAATCCCGTCTGGGTCTATAAGATCCAACTCACTCGAATGTAACCACTTGATCGGAGCTTCCACCTCTTGTGCTTGCTCAACGATGGCTAAGAGTTCTTCCTTGCTTTCGACCTCAAGGACGTAGTAGGACAAGCCAGGCAAGCCCGATTTACGCGGAGCTAGACCTTTTCCAGCCCATTCGTTGACAGCCAGATGGTGATGGTACTTCCCGGCTGCTATCCAACTGGCACTAGGAATAGTAAATTTATCCTCTAGCCCTAACACTGTTTGATAAAACTGACTCGCCGCACGGCTATCCTTAACCGATAGATGGATATGCCCCATTCTCGTCCCTTCAGCTAGGAGAAAGGGATCTACCTTTTCCCCTAACTCATAAATGTCCTGTGCCGCAAGGGCCTCTGTCACACCGATAATGCGGCCGTCTTCTCGAATATCCCATGAAGACACTGGCTTATCACGGTAGAGTTCAATGCCATTTCCTTCCAAATCCTCCAGATAAAGGGCCTCACTGTATCCATGATCCGCACCTCCGACCAGAGGAATGCGCAAATCACTTAGGTGTTTCAGGACATCAGCCAAGGCTTTTCGTGTCGGCAACAAAATTGCCAGATGGTAGAGCCCATAATGCTCCCTTACTTCCCCAGCTTTTTCTGTCTGAATCAAGTGGACCAAGGCTTTTCTACCAAGTCCCAAAATCGCTTCTGTCTCTGTTTGAGATAAAATCTCCAAACCAATAATCTGGTGATAAAAAGCCGTTTGACTCTTCAAATCCTTGACATTTAAAACCACCTCGGCTAGGTAAATGTGGCTCTGGTATGCATAAGTCATAGGGTGTCTCCTTTTGTTTGTTGTAACTTTATCCGTTACATCAATTATACACTATTGAGATAAAATGTCAACGAAGTCAACTCAAAAGAGCTGGAAACCAGCTCTTCTTTTTATTTGACAACAAGCTCGTAGCGAGTTTTGCTGGTAAAGGTTTCCCCTGCTTTGAGAATAACTTGGTCTTTGAGGTCACTGTGAATGGCATCTGGTAAAGCTTGCGCTTCAAGGGCAATCCCATTGTGCTGAATCATTGGCTGACCAGCTATGATGACACTCTCATCTACAAAGTTTGCTGAGTAGACCACAAAGCAAGGAGCCTCTGTCTTGAAAAGTAGGAAACGACCTGAGTTTTGGTCATAAAGGAAACCAGCATTGTCATGACCTGCAGGAAGGGCAAATGGGTGATCCAAACCAGATACCAGCTGGATTTGCTCATCTTTCTCTGCAAAGATATCCTTCAACAAAGCACCATTGTAGATGTGTTTAACAACATCACGAGTGGCATCTGGAGTCTTAGCTGGAACACCGTCTGGAGCGATTGGGTAAATGCCCTCCGTATTTAGCTGAAAGACATGGCGGTCAACTGTCTGCGTGAAATCACCAGACAAGTTGAAGTAGCTGTGATTAGTTGGATTGACCAGCGTATCCTGATCTGTCGTCACCTTATAGCTGACTTCGTAGGCACCAGTTTCTTCCAAGTGGTAGCTAATCCAAATCTTGAGATTGCCAGGAAATCCTCCTGTCCCGTCTGTACGCTCGGTGTAGAGAGTCAAGCCATGGTCGCTCACTTCTACCAATTCAAACAAGCTGGAATCCCAACCTGTTGAACCACTGTGGTTACAGTTGCTAGCATTGTTGACTTCAAGATCATAGGTCTTGCCATTGAGCTCAAATGTCGCACCAGCGATACGGCCTGCTACTGGGCCCACACTAGCTCCATGCTTGGGACTATTGCCTACATAGCTAGCAAAATCATCAAAGTCTAAGATAACATTGGCAAAATTTCCAGCCTTGTCAGGTGTGACATAGCGCAAAATGGTCGCACCATAAGTCATAACTTCAAGCTGATAACCACCATCAGTCTCAAAGCGATAGGCCAAGACATCCTTGCCCTCATGATTTCCAAATACACGCTCTGTGTATGCTTTCATTTTCATCTCCTGTTTTCTATTTCTATTAAGTAAACAAACTATAGAAAGCATATTCACCATCTATGGTTGTAGTTCCTATTTTCAGAATCCTTTGTCAGGAAACCTTAAGTCTCTTCTTAACAAAAGAAGATTCTTCTATTCTTGTTTTATGCTTCCACACGTTCTTTCCATGAAGTCGCTGTTGTTTTAAGAACCTTGTTGAGTTCGTCAATGTTCTCAAAACCTGTTGTACGCAACCACTCACGAGCTGCTGCTTCGCCATGTTTGATGTATGCTTCGACTGATCCAGCCCATGTTGCACGGCCGCAAAGAACTCCGTTGAAGTTTGCGCCTGATTCGTGGGCAAATACTAGCGTTTCTTGGAAGAGTTTAGCTGATACACCTGCACTCAAGTAGATGTATGGCAAGTTAGTAGCTTCGTCTTGAGCTTTAAAGAAGG
This genomic interval from Streptococcus oralis subsp. tigurinus contains the following:
- a CDS encoding carbohydrate-binding domain-containing protein, translating into MKSKKWALLATSLTAMVLMAACAQSTTTSTTNETTNSATTTSTKTNQSSYFTEKDYDTSYDESTASKIELSGSSANVSGDGVTVSGSTVTITKSGTYVISGQSDGVQIKVEADKSADVQLVLKGVTMTNTNAAISATSVGHVYLTLAEGTTNSLSDSSSNSDEKADAALFSKVDLTINGKGTLNVEGKKNNGIKANDTLHITGGTYNITAFGDAFNVNDELNITGTTMIIDAKEDGVKVDNDEDTSVGTMYLSNNNITVTAGDDGIHASGDLVIDSGTYTVKNSTEGLEGKSITINGGDITIYSTDDGVNAANKNAQQSEIFFTMNGGNLTVEVGQGDTDPIDSNGNITVTGGTIKMTGQTGFDFDGTATYTGGDIYLNGEKQTEIVNSMPGGGGPNGGPQGGGPAPGGQG
- a CDS encoding sugar O-acetyltransferase; the protein is MTSEYRKMIAGEPYHPFDPELRVLVQTARQKQADFNQELDPLKGAEIIKSWFGSTGENLYVNPRLVVDYGVNIHLGENFYSNWNLTMLDVCPIRIGNNAMLGPNCQFLTPLHPLDPHERNSGVEYGKPITIGDNFWAGGGVIVLPGVTLGNNVVAGAGAVITKSFGDNVVLGGNPARVIKEIPVKEN
- a CDS encoding rhodanese-like domain-containing protein; translated protein: MFHLFTKIDSISTSELEVKLKEPIQLLDVRTPTEFRRGHIKNAKNVPLTEIGSYTPATKETLYVICHSGVRSKLAAKKLKKKGYDVVNVRGGMSAWKGKVI
- a CDS encoding FAD-dependent oxidoreductase → MKVIIVGGVAGGMSAATRLRRLMEDAEITIFEKGPFVSFANCGLPYYVSGEISNRDSLLVQTPESLKARFNLDVRPFHEVIQISPEEHTVTVRHHGQEFTESYDKLILSPGAKPFVPAIEGLAEAKNAYTLRNVPDLDEIMAALDNHPKEAVVIGAGFIGLEMAENLAKRGLQVTIVEKAPHVLPPLDQEMAAFVQAELVKNGVRVITSQSATRFEDQGKVIVLENGQKITSDLTILSVGVEPENELAKVAGIELGLRGGILVDEHYETSQKDIFAVGDAIVVKQEITGQDALISLASPANRQGRQVADVIAGLGRINKGSIGTAIVRAFDMTAASTGLSERTLRTNQIPYKALHVSGKDHAGYYPGATDMTLKLLFDPTTGKIYGAQGVGKKGVDKRIDILATVIKGNLTVFDLPELEFTYAPPFGSAKDPVNMLGYAALNLIEGLSDNIQWYQLEDELAKGKKFLDVRTSGEFQSGRLKVDTIHIPLNELRERLDELDKNQAYIVSCHSGLRSYIAERILKQAGFTVQNLDGAYSLYKMANPEGVEYAN
- a CDS encoding rhodanese-like domain-containing protein; this translates as MLTNISMADFYEKYQNENLDLIDVREVHEFQAGHAPGAKNLPLSSLEQGYKELKLDHEYHVICQGGVRSASACQFLSAQGLNVTNVEGGMNAWPGQVE
- a CDS encoding metal-sensitive transcriptional regulator yields the protein MTNSKYITRLKRSEGQLRGIQKMIDEDRDCADIITQLTAVRSSVERVIEMMITENLTACINQPLEDPEAQKERLEKAVQYLIKRK
- a CDS encoding DUF3592 domain-containing protein — encoded protein: MTKEVIGLIVGTIVIFLSFVFVCGTFLFLYLRDQKLVRLAKSSVPGTVIGYSRFREGYPPIVEYTVDGIAYKKTLQYFMFKTVTIPWGTTKFLKDYTREDMLAPSITRYSNSFVSFKRLMQTHFPLHSELTVWYDPDKPARAYVERYSGMDKFYKWFGIGFGLALVLVYGIVILAFLSKI
- a CDS encoding VOC family protein, with the translated sequence MTYAYQSHIYLAEVVLNVKDLKSQTAFYHQIIGLEILSQTETEAILGLGRKALVHLIQTEKAGEVREHYGLYHLAILLPTRKALADVLKHLSDLRIPLVGGADHGYSEALYLEDLEGNGIELYRDKPVSSWDIREDGRIIGVTEALAAQDIYELGEKVDPFLLAEGTRMGHIHLSVKDSRAASQFYQTVLGLEDKFTIPSASWIAAGKYHHHLAVNEWAGKGLAPRKSGLPGLSYYVLEVESKEELLAIVEQAQEVEAPIKWLHSSELDLIDPDGIVTRIRLAR
- a CDS encoding aldose epimerase family protein: MKAYTERVFGNHEGKDVLAYRFETDGGYQLEVMTYGATILRYVTPDKAGNFANVILDFDDFASYVGNSPKHGASVGPVAGRIAGATFELNGKTYDLEVNNASNCNHSGSTGWDSSLFELVEVSDHGLTLYTERTDGTGGFPGNLKIWISYHLEETGAYEVSYKVTTDQDTLVNPTNHSYFNLSGDFTQTVDRHVFQLNTEGIYPIAPDGVPAKTPDATRDVVKHIYNGALLKDIFAEKDEQIQLVSGLDHPFALPAGHDNAGFLYDQNSGRFLLFKTEAPCFVVYSANFVDESVIIAGQPMIQHNGIALEAQALPDAIHSDLKDQVILKAGETFTSKTRYELVVK